In Phyllostomus discolor isolate MPI-MPIP mPhyDis1 chromosome 3, mPhyDis1.pri.v3, whole genome shotgun sequence, a single genomic region encodes these proteins:
- the GLE1 gene encoding nucleoporin GLE1, whose translation MPSEGRCWETLQALRSSKKGRLCYHRDWLLQGENVLEEYTSVPKLSPYAGWVVDHVLPHTQENLAPSETSPSPASTAGLGQPSLAPASPVGSLVFSPASPGAPATPDGTKGRDEPQHTEEPVAPPPSRAARVEGCIRMYELVHRMKGMEGLRQWQEEQERRVRALSEMASEQLKRFDERKELKHHKEFQDLREMMEKSSREALGQQEKLKAEHRHRAKILNLKLREAEQQRQKQVEQERLRREEGQGRLRSLYALQEELLHLNQQLDSGDQRRDPPKVDLSAFRTRGNQLCGLISGIIRATSEDGFPTAEDQAVAERALQEMRELCAGARAREDQRRREEEEEAAARVKQQESQMQQGPEVRKEPPAPSQGPGGKQGEDLQVKAQDSTMQWCQQLQEVSSQCVRAFEGLASSKDTQVKKIKMDLQKAATIPVSQISTLAGSKLKEIFDRIHSLLSGKPVQCGGRSVSVSMDPQGLDFVQYKLAEKFVKQGEEEVASHHEAAFPIAVVASGIWELHPRVGDLILAHLHKNCPYSVPFYPAFKEGMALEDYQRMLGYQVKGSKVEQQDNFLKRMSGMIRFYAAVIQLRWPYGARQQAHPHGLSHGWRWLAQTLNMEPLSDVTATLLFDFLEVCGNALMKQYQAQFWKVMLLIQEDYFPRIEAITSSGQMGSFIRLKQFLEKCLQRKEIPVPKGFLTAAFWRT comes from the exons ATGCCGTCCGAGGGTCGCTGCTGGGAGACCTTGCAGGCGCTGCGCAGTTCCAAGAAAGGTCGCCTCTGCTACCACCGCGACTGGCTACTGCAGGGCGAG AATGTTTTAGAGGAGTATACATCGGTTCCCAAGCTGTCTCCTTACGCCGGATGGGTGGTGGATCATGTCCTGCCCCACACACAAGAGAACCTGGCTCCCTCTGAGACTTCGCCATCCCCCGCATCCACGGCAGGCCTGGGCCAGCCGTCACTTGCCCCCGCATCTCCCGTCGGAAGCCTCGTCTTCTCACCAGCCTCCCCGGGAGCGCCAGCAACACCAGATGGAACCAAg GGCAGGGATGAGCCCCAGCACACAGAGGAGCCTGTGGCGCCGCCGCCCTCCAGGGCCGCCCGCGTGGAGGGCTGCATCCGGATGTATGAGCTGGTGCACAGGATGAAGGGGATG GAGGGCCTGAGGCAgtggcaggaggagcaggagaggagggtgcGAGCGCTCTCTGAGATGGCGTCCGAACAGCTGAAGCGCTTTGACGAGCGGAAGGAGCTGAAGCATCACAAGGAGTTCCAGGACTTGCGGGAAATGATGGAGAAGAG CTCCAGGGAGGCTCTGGGCCAGCAGGAGAAGCTAAAAGCCGAGCATCGTCACCGAGCAAAG ATCCTCAACCTGAAGCTGCGGGAGGCAGAGCAGCAGCGCCAGAAGCAGGTGGAGCAGGAGCGGCTCCGGAGGGAGGAAGGCCAGGGCCGCCTGCGGAGCCTGTACGCCCTGCAGGAGGAGCTGCTGCATCTCAACCAGCAGCTGGACTCCGGGGACCAGCGCAGGGACCCGCCGAAGGTGGACCTGTCGGCCTTCCGGACGCGAGGCAACCAGCTGTGCGGCCTCATCTCCGGCATCATTCGGGCCACTTCTGAG GACGGCTTTCCCACGGCAGAGGACCAGGCGGTGGCCGAGAGAGCGCTGCAGGAGATGCGGGAGCTCTGCGCGGGCGCCAGGGCCCGTGAAGACCAGCggcggcgggaggaggaggaggaggcggcggcccgGGTGAAGCAGCAGGAGTCACAGATGCAGCAGGGCCCGGAGGTCCGCAAGGAGCCCCCCGcgcccagccagggcccgggAGGGAAGCAGGGCGAGG acCTGCAGGTGAAGGCGCAGGACAGCACGATGCAGTGGTGCCAGCAGCTGCAGGAGGTCTCCAGTCAGTGCGTGCGGGCCTTCGAGGGACTGGCCAGCAGCAAAGACACCCAG GTCAAGAAGATCAAGATGGACCTGCAGAAGGCGGCCACCATCCCAGTGAGCCAGATCTCCACGCTCGCAG GCTCGAAGCTGAAGGAGATCTTCGACAGGATCCACAGCCTGCTCTCCGGAAAACCCGTCCAGTGTGGCGGGCGCTCTGTGTCGGTCTCCATGGACCCTCAGGGCCTGGACTTTGTCCAGTACAAACTGGCAGAGAAGTTTGTG AAacaaggggaggaggaagtggctTCCCATCACGAAGCGGCGTTCCCCATCGCGGTCGTGGCGTCTGGCATCTGGGAGCTGCACCCGAGAGTGGGGGACCTCATTCTCGCTCACCTGCACAAGAACTGCCCGTACTCCGTTCCTTTCTACCCCGCCTTCAAGGAGGGGATGGCCTTGGAAGACTACCAGAG GATGCTCGGCTACCAAGTGAAGGGTTCCAAGGTGGAGCAGCAGGACAACTTCCTAAAGCGCATGTCCGGGATGATCCGTTTCTACGCCGCCGTCATCCAGCTCCGGTGGCCGTACGGGGCCCGGCAGCAG gcccACCCTCACGGCCTCAGCCACGGCTGGCGCTGGTTGGCACAGACACTGAACATGGAGCCCCTGTCCGACGTGACGGCCACCCTCCTCTTCGACTTCTTGGAG GTGTGCGGGAACGCCCTCATGAAGCAGTACCAGGCCCAGTTCTGGAAGGTGATGCTGCTCATCCAAGAGGACTACTTCCCCAG gaTCGAAGCCATCACAAGCTCAGGACAGATGGGCTCCTTCATACGCCTCAAGCAGTTCCTGGAG AAGTGTCTGCAGCGCAAGGAGATTCCCGTCCCCAAGGGCTTCCTGACTGCCGCCTTCTGGCGTACCTGA